The segment CTGTTTCTGCAAGGCGGTCCGGGCGGCAAATCCCCCCGCCCGTCGGCCGGCTCACCCGGCTGGCTGGACCACGCACTCCAGACCCACCGGGTGCTCCTGCTCGACCAGCGTGGAACCGGCCGTTCCACCCCGGTCACCGCCCGAGCCGCCGCCCGCTTCACCTCGCCCGCCCAACTCGCGGCATATCTGGGCCACTTCCGCGCCGACTCGATCGTCGCCGACGCCGAACTGATCCGCCGCCAACTCTGCCGGGACGAACCCTGGGAGACCCTCGGTCAGAGCTACGGCGGCTTCCTCACCCTCACCTACCTCTCCCGCGCCCCCGAGGGCCTGCGGGCCTGCTACGTGACCGGCGGTCTGCCCGGTCTCACCGCCACCGCCGACGAGGTCTACGCCCGCACCTACCCACGGGTGCGGGACCGCGTCCTCGACTTCTACGCCCGCTACCCGGACGACGCCCGCCGCCTCCGCCAGATCTCCGATCTCCTCACGGCCACCGAGGTCCGGCTGCCCGACGGGGACCTCCTCACCACCCGCCGACTGCGCACCCTCGGCCTCGCCCTCGGCATGGGCGACGGTTTCGAACGACTCCACTGGCTGCTCGACGAATCCCTCGACACCGACGGCGAGTTGACCGACACCTTCCTCCACCAGGTGCGCAACCTGACCGGCTTCACCGACAATCCGCTGTACGCCGTGCTGCAGGAGACGCTCTACGGGCAGGGCGCCGGCCCGACGGGCTGGGCAGCCGCCCGGGCACTCGACGGCTTCGCCGAATTCACCGAGGAGGCAGACCCCCTCCTCCTCACCGGAGAAATGATCTACCCCTGGATGTTCCGGGAGATCACCGGCCTGCGGCCTTTCGCGGACGCCGCTGACCTGCTGGCCGCACGCCCCGAATGGCCGGAGCTGTACGACCCCCGGCGCCTCGCCGCCAACCAGGTCCCGCTCGCCGCGATCGTCTACCACGACGACATGTACGTCGACGCGGAACTTTCCCTGCG is part of the Streptomyces platensis genome and harbors:
- a CDS encoding alpha/beta fold hydrolase; this translates as MNPAYTTVDHVFTVPLDHSAPNGEHIQVFAREVVDPARADERLPWLLFLQGGPGGKSPRPSAGSPGWLDHALQTHRVLLLDQRGTGRSTPVTARAAARFTSPAQLAAYLGHFRADSIVADAELIRRQLCRDEPWETLGQSYGGFLTLTYLSRAPEGLRACYVTGGLPGLTATADEVYARTYPRVRDRVLDFYARYPDDARRLRQISDLLTATEVRLPDGDLLTTRRLRTLGLALGMGDGFERLHWLLDESLDTDGELTDTFLHQVRNLTGFTDNPLYAVLQETLYGQGAGPTGWAAARALDGFAEFTEEADPLLLTGEMIYPWMFREITGLRPFADAADLLAARPEWPELYDPRRLAANQVPLAAIVYHDDMYVDAELSLRTAREVGATRVWVTNEWEHDGVTTSGGRVLARLMDLAAGRA